In a genomic window of Thiolapillus brandeum:
- the ilvB gene encoding biosynthetic-type acetolactate synthase large subunit — translation MDLTGAEIVVQALKEEGVEYVWGYPGGAVLHIYDALFQEKSLEHILVRHEQAATHAADGYARATGKVGVALVTSGPGATNAVTGIATAYMDSIPMVVLTGQVPVPFIGSDAFQEVDITGITRPCVKHNFLIKRVEDIAETMAKAFYIARTGRPGPVLVDIPKDVTDPGVRVPFEYPKKVSMRSYKPVEKGNTRQVRKAVELMVKARRPVVYTGGGVVLGDASDDLRKLVAHTNFPVTNTLMGLGSIAASDDHFLGMLGMHGTYEANMAMHEADLIIAVGARFDDRVTGKLAQFCPNAKIIHVDVDPASISKNVRVDVPIVGQVKPVLRDMLKFLKERKTGPDAGALKEWWARIKTWRDVDCLKYANSDKVIKPQYAIETLHKVTKRRNFYLTSDVGQHQMFAAQFYPFEKPRRWINSGGLGTMGFGLPAAMGVQQAFPKATVACVTGEASIQMCIQELATCSQHDLPLKIVLLNNGYMGMVRQWQEFFYDKRYSHSYVDALPDFARLAETYGHVGMTIENPGDLEAAYKEAFGMKDRLVFMNVIIDPEENVYPMIEAGKGHHEMHMSPHLSAERELA, via the coding sequence GTGGATTTGACTGGCGCTGAAATTGTCGTCCAGGCACTGAAAGAAGAAGGTGTTGAGTACGTTTGGGGTTATCCTGGTGGAGCAGTGCTACACATTTATGATGCGCTGTTTCAGGAGAAAAGCCTGGAGCATATCCTGGTGCGTCATGAACAGGCGGCTACTCATGCTGCCGATGGCTATGCGCGCGCCACGGGCAAGGTGGGCGTGGCCCTGGTGACTTCCGGTCCCGGCGCCACCAACGCAGTGACCGGTATTGCCACCGCCTACATGGATTCCATTCCCATGGTGGTTCTTACCGGCCAGGTGCCGGTGCCTTTTATTGGCAGCGATGCCTTCCAGGAAGTGGATATCACCGGCATCACGCGCCCTTGCGTCAAGCACAACTTCCTGATCAAACGGGTCGAGGATATCGCCGAGACCATGGCCAAGGCATTCTACATCGCCCGTACCGGTCGTCCCGGTCCGGTGCTGGTGGATATTCCCAAGGATGTCACCGATCCCGGAGTTCGGGTTCCTTTCGAGTATCCGAAGAAGGTCAGCATGCGTTCCTACAAACCTGTGGAGAAGGGTAATACCCGGCAGGTGCGCAAGGCAGTGGAGCTGATGGTCAAGGCACGTCGGCCGGTTGTTTACACCGGTGGGGGTGTGGTGCTGGGTGACGCATCCGATGATCTGCGCAAGTTGGTGGCGCATACCAATTTCCCTGTAACCAATACCCTCATGGGACTGGGCTCCATCGCCGCATCCGACGACCATTTTCTCGGCATGCTGGGGATGCATGGCACCTATGAAGCCAACATGGCCATGCATGAGGCCGACCTCATCATTGCAGTGGGTGCGCGTTTCGACGACCGGGTGACGGGCAAACTGGCGCAGTTTTGCCCCAATGCCAAGATCATTCATGTGGATGTGGACCCTGCATCCATTTCCAAGAATGTGCGTGTGGATGTGCCTATCGTGGGGCAGGTCAAGCCCGTGCTCAGGGATATGCTCAAGTTTCTCAAAGAGAGAAAGACCGGGCCGGATGCCGGTGCGCTCAAGGAGTGGTGGGCCCGGATCAAGACCTGGCGTGATGTGGATTGCCTTAAATATGCCAACTCCGACAAGGTGATCAAGCCCCAGTACGCCATCGAGACCCTGCACAAGGTGACCAAACGGCGCAATTTCTACCTGACTTCCGACGTAGGCCAGCACCAGATGTTTGCGGCCCAGTTCTATCCCTTCGAGAAGCCGCGCCGCTGGATCAATTCCGGTGGCCTGGGTACCATGGGATTTGGCCTGCCGGCCGCCATGGGCGTGCAGCAGGCTTTTCCCAAGGCTACCGTGGCCTGTGTTACTGGCGAGGCCAGTATCCAGATGTGCATCCAGGAACTGGCTACCTGTTCCCAGCATGATCTTCCCTTGAAGATTGTCCTTTTGAACAACGGCTACATGGGCATGGTGCGTCAATGGCAGGAGTTTTTCTATGACAAGCGCTATTCCCATTCCTATGTGGATGCCTTGCCTGATTTTGCCAGGCTGGCGGAAACCTATGGCCATGTGGGGATGACCATCGAGAATCCCGGCGATCTGGAAGCCGCCTACAAGGAAGCCTTTGGCATGAAGGATCGTCTGGTGTTCATGAACGTGATCATCGATCCGGAAGAGAACGTATACCCCATGATCGAGGCAGGCAAGGGACACCATGAGATGCACATGTCCCCCCATTTGTCCGCAGAAAGGGAGCTGGCCTGA
- a CDS encoding sensor histidine kinase, translated as MRDVIGEVLPRAISHSVNLSYVAREEYQVLADKGLLALMFQNILGNAIKYGRKEVEVHVLVRDQSLVIKVLDDGPGVDEDELPQLFERFFRGQDAKQQAEGSGLGLSIVRRVAELHGFSVAACNPVEGGLCVSVTIPAGSWESVEVAPIS; from the coding sequence ATGCGTGATGTGATTGGGGAAGTGCTACCCCGTGCCATTTCTCATAGTGTGAACCTCTCCTATGTGGCCAGGGAGGAATACCAGGTCCTGGCGGACAAGGGCCTGCTCGCGCTGATGTTCCAGAATATTCTTGGGAACGCTATCAAGTATGGTCGCAAAGAGGTGGAGGTTCATGTCCTGGTGCGGGATCAGTCCCTGGTGATCAAAGTGTTGGATGATGGCCCGGGCGTGGATGAAGATGAGTTGCCACAATTGTTTGAACGTTTCTTTCGTGGTCAGGATGCCAAACAGCAGGCTGAAGGCAGCGGCCTGGGGTTGTCCATTGTGCGCCGGGTGGCGGAATTGCATGGCTTTTCAGTGGCTGCCTGCAACCCTGTGGAGGGTGGCCTGTGTGTCAGCGTGACTATTCCGGCAGGTTCCTGGGAATCTGTTGAGGTAGCGCCAATCAGCTGA
- a CDS encoding histidine kinase dimerization/phospho-acceptor domain-containing protein yields MRLSASLSLRLLLILAAAMLVALVVTVYSLLEYVDKEAEEVLDTRLLLTAENLLRQSRWQLREGNLNEIWLSLETVRGLENAWLTRFALGDKASFGEDNGDQEKDRVRSYIWLTNGDGKVVVGQVLPGYNDKHSRKKKLRSIQYDGAEWRVAEVHEDGLHLHIAQREDLRVYLVKEIGMKLMEKQLIAIPVIVFVLWLGIRRGLRPMSRLSEQIASRKPDNLKPVKLDQVPVEIMPLVESINTLLQRLQVSLESERRFTSDAAHELRSPLAVVRNLARILAGSHSLQEVQSSASLLDKSAVRMADLLSQLLHLSRLDSLVKMKSLEP; encoded by the coding sequence TTGCGCCTTTCCGCATCATTGAGTCTGCGTTTGTTGTTGATACTGGCGGCAGCCATGCTGGTAGCCCTGGTAGTCACCGTCTACAGTCTTTTGGAATACGTGGACAAGGAAGCGGAAGAAGTCCTGGACACCCGCTTGTTGCTGACTGCGGAGAACCTCTTGCGCCAGTCCCGGTGGCAGCTCAGAGAGGGAAACCTGAATGAAATATGGCTGAGTCTGGAAACTGTGCGTGGCCTGGAGAATGCCTGGTTGACCAGGTTTGCCCTTGGGGACAAGGCGTCATTTGGTGAAGATAACGGGGATCAGGAGAAGGACAGGGTGCGCTCTTATATCTGGTTGACCAACGGGGATGGAAAGGTGGTCGTGGGGCAGGTACTGCCTGGCTACAATGACAAGCATTCCAGAAAGAAGAAGTTGAGAAGCATCCAGTATGACGGTGCTGAGTGGCGGGTGGCGGAAGTTCATGAAGACGGACTGCATCTGCATATTGCCCAGCGTGAGGATCTGCGGGTCTATCTGGTGAAGGAAATAGGCATGAAGCTGATGGAGAAGCAGCTCATTGCCATTCCCGTGATTGTTTTCGTGCTTTGGCTGGGTATCCGGCGTGGCCTGCGCCCCATGTCCCGGTTGAGCGAGCAGATTGCCAGCCGCAAGCCGGACAATTTGAAACCCGTAAAGCTCGATCAGGTGCCCGTAGAGATCATGCCCCTGGTGGAATCCATCAATACTCTGCTGCAACGATTGCAGGTAAGCCTGGAAAGTGAACGCAGATTCACTTCGGATGCCGCCCATGAACTGCGCAGTCCGCTTGCGGTGGTGCGCAATCTGGCCCGGATACTCGCAGGCTCCCACAGCTTGCAGGAAGTTCAATCCTCGGCATCACTACTCGATAAGAGTGCCGTGAGAATGGCAGATCTGCTTTCCCAGTTACTGCATCTGTCCCGCCTGGACAGCCTGGTGAAGATGAAGAGCCTGGAACCATAG
- a CDS encoding response regulator yields MNILLLEDDTLLGECARVGLAQRDFSVEWVTEIRQARRILWGNGHECLLLDLNLPDGDGLEFLRELRQSGCNVPVIVITARYQVEERIKGLEYGADDYLTKPYSLDELAARLRAVLRRQKGRASNILTCGDIYMDPLAMLTRIADEPVDLPPMKFRLLRAFLQQAGKIQPRESLLQALRGDGAEDVASNLLDVHIHNLRKKLGSERIKTVRGLGYILVQEL; encoded by the coding sequence ATGAACATATTGTTGTTGGAAGACGATACCTTGCTGGGAGAATGCGCCAGGGTGGGATTGGCGCAGCGGGATTTTTCAGTGGAGTGGGTAACGGAGATCCGCCAGGCAAGGCGCATATTGTGGGGAAATGGTCATGAATGCCTGCTCCTGGATCTCAATCTCCCGGATGGTGATGGCCTGGAGTTTCTGCGGGAGCTTCGGCAGAGTGGCTGCAATGTGCCGGTCATAGTGATCACTGCGCGCTACCAGGTGGAAGAACGGATCAAGGGCCTGGAGTACGGGGCGGACGATTATCTCACCAAGCCCTATTCCCTGGATGAACTGGCGGCCCGTTTGCGCGCGGTACTGCGCCGTCAGAAAGGCCGGGCCAGCAATATTCTTACATGTGGTGATATCTACATGGATCCTCTGGCCATGTTGACCCGGATTGCCGATGAACCCGTTGATTTGCCGCCTATGAAGTTTCGTTTGCTGCGTGCTTTCCTGCAGCAGGCAGGCAAGATCCAGCCCCGGGAAAGTTTGTTACAGGCCCTGCGCGGAGATGGCGCAGAGGATGTTGCCAGCAATCTTCTGGATGTACACATCCACAATCTGCGCAAGAAACTGGGCAGTGAAAGAATAAAGACTGTACGCGGCCTGGGCTATATTCTCGTACAGGAGCTTTGA